Sequence from the Uloborus diversus isolate 005 chromosome 8, Udiv.v.3.1, whole genome shotgun sequence genome:
GATTTTGTAGGGAGAAAGtaaataacttttattattttactgtaTTCGCGGAAATTCGATgatttaatacaaatacaaatacaaatgtgacgaccagcaacaggctctgggcccagctaggctggtcctagtcaattaattagtccccaatgaagatcaatggccctcttaaagctatccactcccttgctcattaccgccacttccggtaagctattccaagtgcccacgaccctgctaaagtagtagtttttcctgatttccaagttagcctgagatttaaatagcttaaaacaatgaccccttgtcctgctttccccgcaaaaattgaatccatttacatctttcattttgataaatttaaataactgaatcatgtcccctctgactctcctttgctccaggctatacatgttaagcctattaagtctggtatcataatctaaatctgagagtccccttactaatttagttacccttctttgaaccctttccaatacaaaaatatctttcttcagataaggcgaccaaaactgaacagcatactccaaatgaggtcttactaaactcctatataaaggcagaagaactttcttagatttgtttgaaatagatctattgatgaacccaagcattttgttggctttgttactagcaatactgcactgttgactaaacttgaagtcctgatttataaagacacccagatccataacattttctgcctgatttatgactgaaccctgtaaacgatatctcatacgcttatttccatgacctaagtgtagcacttgacatttccctacattaactgccataccccatttatctgcccacttagtaatatgatcctTAGTAATAATGATGAACTTAGTAATAATGATACAATATACTTTCAACACCATTCTTATCACATGATTGCTTGCAGGGAATTTCAAAACACCAGCCACCACTTCCAGACGAGGAGAACCGAATCCCAGATGCGTTGGATCCAGTGACTCACGAGACTTCGACGAGACGAAACCTGCCGGATGCTGTGCCCACTAAATTCACGGATTCCAACACGCACAGCAATGAAGTGCATATCATGGGACAGAAGCAAGATGAAAGGCCTACTTCCTTCTTTGGCCAACCTGGAATACTTGCAGGTACCTATTGTCGACAGACACATTTAACATCAAGTTATTTTGTGTATGATTTTATTGATCAAcatcagggccgtaaccagacttttgttttgcGGAGGGCCTTACCAAACACATTTCTCTTGAAGTctaaataatgatcaattaaatttGAGTTCATTTatatattctatttatttttgttacaataaggTTTTTAAGCAAGTaaaaatgatgtatttatttaatgaagaaaaaaatatatgtgtagTACACTACATAACTTCCTATTACCCCTATTAAATAATTGATGTCTTTTCAATAGCTCAAAAGAATAGACTCATGTACTCATATACACACTTTCGAAGTAATACTTCTTAATTCACATTATTTtgacaataataaaaatagtatgttAAATATAGATATTTGtccttttcaaatttaattttgatgtttttgttagcgCCAGGTTATCAAAATTTGAAGGAagtattgttttgtaagaaatgatgttcacagtattttcaaaaaataaaatattgcaggTATGGGActgaatgtaaaatttttcagtgataaaaatttcaattttcaaatgaaataggggaaaaaaatggTAATTCAATAGTAaatttcttgagcaaaaaaaaaaaacatttttagaaggattttgaaaaattttggagaGAGTTTGAACCTTAAAAACAACCAACTTGAACACGGCCATGCTCGACATATAAACCAGAGTTGTGGAGTTGGAGGATACAAACACCAGACTCTGATTCCTTGAATCCCTACTCTCGTCTCGGAATCGGTCCAGCTCTGCAGCTTTAACAGAGCtacttgtaaaattttatttgttcttgcATAAAGATATACAGTTGTATTCTTGCTGCATTATGTTTTGCGCATTTAAAAGTTATGATCATTTTCATTATGCTAACTGTTATCTTCTTAATATGCACCTTCCTCTATCATATTTTTCACTAAGTGTGAAAgtgagaagaaattttaaaaaacaacatagtgcttttttcaaaaagaatttagAAAAATGCAGTGTGTAGCAAACTATAATTAGTGTAGTAGTTTTGTTTTGGTGTAGCTACTGTGCATTATATAGTTGATATTTGCAAATTTCTTGCCTATGCCAGTAACAATTTCAGGAAAAACAGCATACCTTTCCACTATACTTTGTTCAATGCCCTTCACAGAAATTTATCAGTAACCCAAATGCCCTTGTTGCTTTCGTTGTGCACTTACTTTGTCTAAGCGGGTCAAGCAAAATGAGCACCTATGTATTGCTCGTTGGACGCTTAGCCTTTTCATGTTGATctctttttcatttatgtttgtaCCTCAGAATTTATAATTGAGTTTGCGTTTGTTCATTCGTGTTCATCTTTTTCTCTTGCAGCTGTGATTGGAGGTGCTGTTGTCGGGCTCCTGTGCGCTATTCTCCTAGTTATGTTCATCGTCTACCGAATGAGAAAGAAAGACGAGGGAAGCTACGCACTGGACGAACCCAAGAGATCTCCGACCGTGAATTCATACACACGCAGCAGCAACAAAGAGTTCTACGCCTAAGTCTATGATTGACATGTAAAGACAGATATCAGTGAAAAAAAACACAAACTTCCAGGACGGACATTTTTTAAGTTAGGTCAATCAAGAGAGGGTTGTTGAATCGTGCATAAGTGCAAGAGAAGAGTCCTTCTTCAAGCCTCTCTGGTGCAAGCAGCTGGGACTCTCTTATCATATTGAGCTGCTACAGTCGAGTTTTGTGCACGAAAACCAAGTAATGCCATTgtcattttttccttttgttcattTTCGTTGTTTGTTGCTGTTTGGACTGAGTTGAGTTGTTTCGATTCACTtatacctttcaaacattttctgcTGTTGATGCCACCTCTCCACGAAACCCTCATGTAGAAAACGGCAACATTTGGGGCTCATCTCCTAGCTGAACCCCCCTCCTCCGTGTCTTCGAGtggctcccctccccctcttCTGTCCACTCATCAGTCGTATTTTAGATGTTGTAGATGTGCAAAATGGTACCGAAAGTTTTCACTCGTTTAATGAATCCTCCCTCATAGTACCGCAGGGGTGACTTGGCAATGTCTCTGCTTGCGGGCTCAGCATTTCTAAAAATCTCTCGACCAAAACTTAGGAGTGGAGCCTCGGTGGCAACCGGATGTTCTTTGTTTTATGCATAGTAGTGCCATTTAAGTCATTTGATATCCTGATGTAGCTGATGTAAATATTGCATCTTTATTTGCATATGTGAAAACCAAGCTTTGGGATTAAATTTGCAGTCATTGGTAATGTTTTATTGAATTCAGCAGGTTTAGAGTTGGGCTTCTTTTTAAGAAGCCATTTCCTCATTCAGTTGTTATTAAACTTAATTTATATGTGTTTTAGTTACCTCAATATATAGatcattaaaactaaaatatgccagtttttatttttaaaaatctcagatGTACTTTATgctatgggattttttttttttagcttctttTGTTGGGTTTCAATTTTAGTTTCTATGCCGCAACATTCCAAGCAATTCTTGTAGTTCTTATTGCTATCAGATACTAAATATGTCCATTGTATTTCCGGACCGCTTTTCGATCTGATTAAAGACATCTATAGATGTAagtttttctacaaatttttgtCATTGTTAAGCAGATTTAAAGACTTAGATGTCTGAAAATCAACACATCAGCTCAGTTTTCTACTAACATTGgctacagaaatttttaaaaccttttgtgtCTTGTGGTTTTGAAACCCAAAACAGTGCTATGCACGAATCTGTTGCCATATGAAATATTGGTACAAAATAGTTTTTAGTTGTAAGCAATTTTTCTAAGGTAATTATATGACATATTTGATAACTTAACCATGGTCTTATATTATTGTGAAATGTTGAAATCACTGGTTTATACTTGGGTACCTAAAGATAAGTTAATCTTCTGTTGTAAAATAACTTGTGTTTTGTGTCTCTTGAAGTAATGTATTAAATATTTACCcttgcatttaaaagttattttaaaactttgtattttaaattattcccTTAATGTTTcttgtgttgaaaaaaaataactaaatgactttttaattcatttaatatttactgtaacataattgaaattttagcaaaaatttatctctttatttttaagttatgcTAGCTGGCTAGttttttaaaaccaattattttttcagttcattaaggagacatttttttatttaatttcctttttatcaaattatgaattaatttttacaatattttatttttctgtctaCAAAATTATGAAGAACGAATTTTAAATGTGATACATTTACCTAGCCCCAAGTgtttaaatataaatgtattttctgTTACTGTTATATGTAAAATGTTATATTGTAgtgttaattgatttttaaatgctGTTAAATAATTTTGGTGTTTAATAGTAGTTTCAACATTTCAAATTCTCGTTTATCgtcacaataatttttttttttttactctgccaGAAATGTATATTTTAGGAATAAAATTAGACATATTTATGAATATATTGCCAAACTGTTCTTACGGAAAATAACTATTTTggttttacaattaaattcaaACTAACTAACGATACTTacatttcttaaatttcttttacAAGTGCTACGTGCTAATGCTTATAATGCTGTCTTGATAAACTGAATCATcccattttatatattttaaagttcttCATCCTTAAGTATTTGTTGTACCTATAAATAGGTTTGCTATTTGATGTTTTGTTGAGAATGTTCTTAACTGTTATTAGTATAACTGGTTCATACTAATGATTCTTCTAACAAAACATGTTAACTTGTTAGTAAATGTATTTAAGAGACTGGTTCTAACAAGACTGATTTTCTGTGACTTCAACTAATGATTGACTAGTGAtttatttgtaatgaattttttataacttatgaatttttgcaaatgtgagcacgTGAACTGTGTGTTTTTTAAGATTGATGTGAAGTCCTGTGTTTTGAAATGTAAAGTTTTAATTCTAACAGCTGCAATTGGTCAGTCTttatatttgaagttttaaatgtgtaaaagGATCGAGTTTCTTGAagaatttgaaagttttatttattaatatatttatgaaGATGTATCTATGCAAGAAATGGAAACTGAAAAGTTTGCATGGACACAAACGGTGCaagtaacatattttttctttttttaagaaattcagaAGTTTCAGACATAAATCTTTTATACATTTATCAGTTCGTTTAAAGCTTTAATTAATGATGTGCAATGAAGTTGGTTTTTATTAAATTCACAATCAGTAATGAAAATCCAATTTGAGTAATGAAAGTTtagaattttaaagttattgactTTTTGCAGTGCTATCTTTGATATTTTGTTACATAGTCAATTCTTTAATAGCCCCAGTTTAAAGTGATACTGGAATGCAAAAAATACCGTTTTGATCAGtttccctttttatttattcgtttaaaacttgaaaagttcgatgaaaattttaactatctaatcttaaaaaaaaaaatttcaagcaaatgtTTTATGATCACCTTTCCTAGAATTTTTCATTTAGCTTTCATATTTATCAAATAATTCTGTATTAAATAAATGCAGTAATGTGCCAGCTACTATATGATATAGAATTCTGGATTATCAATagggaaagttattgaagtttATGTAGCATTTTTGTtcgggtatttatttatttttccatgaagCTCTTCAACTAAATTGAAGTATGTAGCTGTAATGTGCCACTTAATTCCAACTGATAAAGTGACTTAAAATTCAATGTTTGTATGGGTTTTGTGtttgttattgttttaaaatcCTTTTCAAGCTTTAATAATACTTGTAATATGTCTTCAAAAATTACTACATGTGATTAACCAAGAGAATAACAgggtttttaagtgaaaatttttcgttttcaaatctTTCAATTCATATTTgtgtaaagttgatttatatGTAAATTAAAAGTCAAATGCAACTTTGGCCATGATCTCTTTTATTTCCCCTGTATTTCTGATGCAT
This genomic interval carries:
- the LOC129227776 gene encoding LOW QUALITY PROTEIN: syndecan-like (The sequence of the model RefSeq protein was modified relative to this genomic sequence to represent the inferred CDS: deleted 1 base in 1 codon) encodes the protein MWTYLFCLVLTLNAITGFTNGEKSSDVKEGDSELYFLNDSPGDQIEGSALDEEFTDLDHSSGRGVDDEDAPGSGFGPDDDDDDDEEDEEDEDAGSGGLSPLEHPQNPVRTTTMSTTTTVRSRAHDKGISKHQPPLPDEENRIPDALDPVTHETSTRRNLPDAVPTKFTDSNTHSNEVHIMGQKQDERPTSFFGQPGILAAVIGGAVVGLLCAILLVMFIVYRMRKKDEGSYALDEPKRSPTVNSYTRSSNKEFYA